A region from the Flavobacteriales bacterium genome encodes:
- a CDS encoding antirestriction protein ArdA, with product MTKLYAQPYNMSAIGFYFDSLESYLQQSKDLRDPFGQHVEEFEIQFIDGDDADMELFKALGIHQGAIGQFYEAVESWDDDAKTRVAIAVGECGYQFDLDKDCPEDLDMDIYEMDSLKDLAEEFVENGLFGTIPDNIRNYLDMDAIARDLSVDYNETVIAGRRLVYRCG from the coding sequence ATGACCAAACTATACGCACAACCATACAACATGAGCGCCATCGGCTTCTATTTCGACAGCTTGGAAAGCTATCTGCAGCAGTCGAAGGACTTACGCGATCCCTTCGGTCAACACGTTGAGGAGTTCGAAATTCAATTCATCGACGGTGATGACGCCGACATGGAACTATTCAAAGCTCTTGGCATTCACCAGGGTGCCATTGGCCAGTTCTATGAGGCTGTGGAGAGTTGGGATGACGATGCGAAGACCCGCGTCGCAATCGCCGTCGGTGAATGCGGCTATCAGTTCGATCTCGACAAGGATTGCCCAGAGGATCTAGACATGGATATCTATGAGATGGACTCACTGAAAGACCTGGCAGAGGAGTTCGTGGAGAATGGGCTGTTCGGAACCATCCCCGACAACATCCGGAACTACCTCGATATGGATGCCATCGCACGCGACCTCAGCGTGGACTACAACGAGACCGTCATCGCTGGTCGTCGTCTTGTCTATCGTTGCGGATAG
- the radC gene encoding DNA repair protein RadC — MFNDFPSFIANTSPSERLLERGSRGCSDAELLAVLIRASRTQSSMELSHQLLEAADRDLYQLGRMSAMDMTSAGMSTQSTAILQAALELGRRRRETPRALRERVSTSLIAYDILRPLLLDLNHEEFWLLLLDRANGLIGKQRISQGGMHATVVDPKIVFKCALNAKACCVILAHNHPSGALRPSEEDLMLTRKLVEGGKFLDIQVNDHLIVTDGGYYSFADNGQL, encoded by the coding sequence ATGTTCAACGACTTCCCTTCCTTCATTGCCAACACATCACCGTCAGAGAGACTCTTGGAAAGAGGTTCTCGTGGATGTAGCGACGCTGAACTCCTTGCGGTACTTATCCGCGCTAGCCGAACGCAGTCATCCATGGAGTTGAGCCATCAACTTCTAGAGGCGGCTGATCGAGACCTTTATCAGCTTGGAAGAATGTCCGCCATGGACATGACCTCAGCGGGCATGAGCACACAAAGCACGGCCATCCTGCAAGCGGCTCTTGAGCTTGGACGTCGGCGGCGAGAAACGCCGCGCGCGCTACGTGAGCGTGTGAGCACCTCGCTGATTGCGTATGATATACTTCGACCACTCCTCCTAGACCTCAATCATGAAGAGTTTTGGCTCCTCCTCCTGGACCGTGCGAATGGGCTGATCGGAAAGCAGCGTATCAGTCAGGGCGGTATGCACGCGACCGTGGTAGACCCCAAGATCGTGTTCAAGTGTGCCTTGAACGCGAAGGCGTGTTGCGTGATCTTGGCACACAACCATCCAAGCGGAGCCTTACGCCCGAGCGAGGAGGACTTGATGCTCACCAGGAAACTTGTGGAAGGAGGCAAGTTCTTGGACATCCAAGTCAATGATCACCTCATCGTCACGGATGGCGGCTACTACTCGTTCGCGGACAATGGGCAGTTGTAG
- a CDS encoding toprim domain-containing protein produces the protein MRVFFYRPGLTQALTGECLSPLPHAAALDCLRRERRKHHDSLATHSERTRIMNIEQAKTIPIDLVLHAIGAREPVRTAKGGKDVWFHSPLRKGDSEASFVAHPQRGTWKDFGTGAGGDVIALAQAHLNGASVSEALRWLERFAGESAANVAAHPTKARTTESARFTLVKKKPLSYAPILSYITERGIRIDTARRYCSEIYYQPVAEKRLRPLFGVGFPTDDPNTWEVRSIRGDYKTVIGSKSTTTLFGDAEQEPEALHLFEGFFDFLTYADTCGLRPSEAALILNSAGLARRGLQHLVEASRLRSITSVFTWFDNDPTGRAITQRYADALSARYAVIDMSSRYSEHNDLNAAHVAHKKAATIPSWVPNDSSETLTHDRSFAPHP, from the coding sequence GTGCGGGTCTTTTTCTATCGGCCCGGCCTTACACAGGCTTTAACGGGGGAGTGCCTTTCTCCGCTACCGCACGCAGCCGCGCTAGACTGCCTTCGCCGTGAAAGAAGAAAACACCACGACAGCCTTGCAACCCATTCGGAAAGGACACGCATCATGAACATTGAACAGGCCAAGACCATTCCTATCGACCTTGTACTCCACGCCATCGGTGCGCGCGAGCCGGTCAGAACGGCAAAGGGCGGAAAGGATGTCTGGTTCCACTCGCCTTTGCGAAAGGGAGACAGTGAGGCCAGCTTTGTGGCACATCCGCAACGCGGCACCTGGAAAGACTTCGGCACCGGTGCTGGTGGGGATGTGATCGCCTTGGCACAAGCACATTTGAACGGTGCAAGCGTGTCCGAAGCCTTGCGCTGGCTGGAACGCTTTGCTGGTGAGAGCGCCGCAAATGTCGCAGCGCATCCGACCAAAGCAAGAACGACAGAGTCGGCGCGCTTCACGCTCGTCAAGAAGAAGCCGCTCAGCTATGCACCTATCCTGTCCTACATCACAGAGCGCGGCATCCGTATCGACACAGCTCGACGTTATTGTTCAGAGATCTACTATCAGCCCGTGGCTGAGAAGCGTCTGCGCCCGTTGTTCGGTGTGGGCTTTCCGACCGATGATCCGAACACGTGGGAAGTGCGTAGCATCCGAGGCGATTACAAAACGGTGATCGGCTCCAAGAGCACCACAACGCTCTTTGGCGATGCCGAGCAAGAACCGGAAGCGTTGCATCTGTTCGAGGGGTTCTTCGACTTCCTGACCTATGCGGACACATGCGGGCTGCGACCCAGCGAAGCGGCGCTCATCCTGAACAGCGCAGGACTTGCCCGAAGAGGTCTACAGCACCTTGTGGAGGCTTCACGGCTACGATCGATCACAAGCGTGTTCACCTGGTTCGACAACGACCCCACAGGACGAGCGATCACCCAGCGCTACGCGGACGCATTGAGCGCACGTTATGCAGTGATAGACATGTCGTCGCGCTACAGCGAGCACAACGACCTGAACGCCGCGCATGTAGCGCATAAGAAAGCGGCAACTATTCCTTCCTGGGTGCCGAACGACTCCAGTGAGACGCTTACGCACGATCGGAGCTTTGCTCCGCATCCATAG
- a CDS encoding TonB-dependent receptor produces the protein MKIPHVLLALSVSCAAQAQTFTISGHVKDATSGEAIIGASIFVTNTKAGTAANEFGFYSISLPASDTLNIVIASIGYTAQAKRIKLSGNLVLDILMVPSATQLAEAVVTAKRLDKNITDTRMGVIDVPIEKLRVLPAILGEPDVLKMIQLLPGVQAGQEGTTGFYVRGGNSDQNLVQLDGAVVYNPNHLFGLFSTFNSNALNRVELTKGGFPARYGGRLSSVLDVTMKEGNDQKMHVHAGIGLITSNVTVEGPIKKNVASYIVSARRTYVDLILKPLKVFGSGNTYNFYDLNAKVNWRLGAKDRVFLSGFTGQDNATYTDASSLNYGIRFGNGTVTARWNHLLGPKMFVNTSAIYNSYLLNLSSVQGKYYSQFYSAINDIGGKTEFEYFPNPRHTISFGLHYIYHTFSPSGKSAKIPRSQQITNLDLNRIAQTYSSEMAAYLNDNIKVTERIGAELGVRLPYYITKGAEYLRVEPRASLRYTVNERSSIKGAYTVMNQFLHVVPSSTATFPTDIWIQSTARTKPQYSEQYALGYFRNFHENAWETSIELYTKNMKNQVAFKEGSQLLEQTVIDSNLVYGKGWSQGAELFIKKNQGKLTGWVSYTLSWTNQQFAALNRGKEFPFKYDRRHNLALVGTYAFNEHWTFSAQFVFTTGAAYTLPTGRATVLGGGTLYDGIYYDYTDRNNARLNPYHRLDLSASYKKQHRMFKHDYMGTWTIGLYNAYSRQNPYFVYLTTDPVTKQPQAKQVSLLPIIPSLSYNLEF, from the coding sequence ATGAAGATCCCCCATGTTCTCCTCGCTCTGTCGGTGTCATGCGCGGCACAAGCACAAACCTTCACCATCAGCGGCCATGTGAAGGATGCCACATCGGGTGAGGCGATCATAGGTGCGAGCATCTTCGTTACGAACACGAAGGCCGGAACAGCCGCGAACGAATTCGGCTTCTATTCCATCAGCCTTCCAGCAAGCGACACGCTGAACATCGTGATCGCCAGTATTGGCTACACGGCGCAGGCCAAGCGGATCAAGCTATCGGGCAACCTCGTACTGGATATCCTCATGGTGCCATCGGCCACGCAGTTGGCCGAAGCGGTGGTGACAGCGAAGCGGTTGGACAAGAATATCACCGACACGCGAATGGGCGTGATCGATGTGCCGATCGAGAAGTTGAGGGTCTTGCCCGCCATCCTTGGCGAACCCGATGTGCTGAAGATGATCCAGCTCTTGCCGGGTGTACAAGCTGGTCAGGAGGGCACAACAGGCTTCTATGTACGCGGAGGGAATTCGGACCAGAACCTGGTGCAGTTGGATGGAGCCGTGGTGTATAACCCCAACCACTTGTTCGGCCTCTTCAGCACCTTCAACAGCAATGCGCTCAACAGAGTGGAACTGACAAAGGGTGGCTTCCCCGCGCGTTATGGCGGTCGCCTGAGCAGTGTGCTGGATGTGACCATGAAAGAGGGCAACGACCAGAAGATGCATGTGCATGCGGGGATCGGCCTGATCACCTCCAACGTTACCGTGGAAGGTCCGATAAAGAAGAACGTGGCCAGTTACATCGTCTCTGCCCGTCGCACCTATGTGGACCTGATCCTGAAACCGCTGAAAGTCTTCGGTTCCGGTAACACCTACAACTTCTACGACCTGAACGCTAAGGTGAACTGGCGTCTTGGTGCCAAGGACCGTGTTTTCCTCAGCGGCTTCACCGGGCAGGACAACGCGACCTACACCGACGCTAGCAGCTTGAACTATGGCATTCGGTTCGGCAACGGAACTGTGACAGCCCGCTGGAACCACCTCCTCGGCCCGAAGATGTTCGTGAACACATCGGCCATCTACAACAGCTACCTGCTCAATCTGTCCAGCGTGCAGGGCAAGTACTACTCGCAGTTCTATTCGGCTATCAACGACATCGGCGGCAAGACGGAGTTCGAGTACTTCCCAAACCCCAGGCACACGATCAGCTTTGGCCTGCACTACATCTACCACACCTTCAGCCCAAGTGGCAAGAGCGCCAAGATCCCGCGCAGCCAGCAGATCACCAACCTGGACCTGAACCGGATCGCGCAGACCTACAGCAGCGAAATGGCGGCATACCTCAACGACAACATCAAGGTGACCGAGCGCATCGGTGCCGAACTGGGCGTGCGACTTCCGTACTACATCACCAAGGGAGCGGAGTACCTCCGTGTGGAGCCACGCGCCAGCCTGCGCTACACGGTGAACGAACGCTCTTCCATCAAGGGCGCGTACACGGTGATGAACCAATTCCTGCACGTGGTGCCCAGCAGCACCGCCACCTTCCCCACGGACATCTGGATCCAGAGCACGGCACGCACCAAGCCGCAATACAGCGAGCAATACGCGCTGGGCTACTTCCGCAATTTCCACGAGAACGCATGGGAGACCAGCATCGAACTCTACACCAAGAACATGAAGAACCAAGTGGCCTTCAAGGAAGGTTCGCAGTTGTTGGAGCAGACCGTCATCGACAGCAATCTTGTGTACGGCAAGGGTTGGAGCCAGGGCGCGGAACTCTTCATCAAGAAGAACCAAGGCAAGCTCACCGGTTGGGTATCCTACACGCTTTCGTGGACCAACCAACAATTCGCCGCGCTCAACCGGGGCAAGGAATTCCCTTTCAAGTATGATCGTCGCCACAACCTCGCGTTGGTCGGCACATACGCGTTCAACGAGCATTGGACCTTCAGCGCACAATTCGTGTTCACCACCGGTGCCGCCTACACACTGCCGACCGGTCGCGCCACGGTGCTCGGTGGCGGCACGCTCTACGATGGCATCTACTATGACTACACCGACCGCAACAACGCGCGCCTCAAC